The following proteins come from a genomic window of Triticum aestivum cultivar Chinese Spring chromosome 6A, IWGSC CS RefSeq v2.1, whole genome shotgun sequence:
- the LOC123131396 gene encoding uncharacterized protein has translation MSTPPRRWTELPPELLAAISGRLHDATDFVRFHAVCVSWRESLRPQTTVLRPLLFPWLVARPSCRRVGLRCVFSKTSYHAEVHPSFHELGWVAKADGTAYWFFSHGGPNNNKLVDPLTGDATPLPPFLHVDDKWNIADKSHGVVYGDGTVFLYSFCKPEDDPEQGTAYTAIRAAILSPGDTTWTVVQRGLRIGRNNLWFENNHGEENRCFAAYHDGKILVCVSGDTRNDIWHLLVPSAGTMHTAIIVENDDMCATSCRLVSSHILESRGELLRLSVLLRWPNHRISVHQRHSNEAQAHALTVRVHALVEDAGVGGRRTMRWARRDDGLSFADRVMFLGFPGSFTVDAARFCGGEDDVIGGCVYFFLRWSRVYNLSYSSSTGVFRHNLIDNKTKFMEYLPLNWWGSQNGAGMWLVPGPPIAQVQAIRERLEAPKANSSILKEMPSERSKEPFFSFVVQNLPPNMDNSLLHRFFTKHGEVSTAEVTSPRMGRVTIAMVAVDRPDEAEAILNGLVLNGYTLIVSVCTTKSKLSVSKLPVIA, from the exons ATGTCCACGCCGCCGCGACGGTGGACCGAGCTCCCGCCTGAACTGCTCGCCGCCATCTCCGGCCGCCTGCACGACGCCACCGACTTTGTCCGCTTCCACGCCGTCTGCGTCTCGTGGCGGGAATCGCTGCGACCCCAGACGACCGTGCTCCGCCCCCTCCTCTTCCCCTGGCTCGTCGCCCGGCCGTcctgccgccgcgtcgggctccgcTGCGTCTTCTCCAAGACGAGCTACCACGCGGAGGTCCACCCGAGCTTCCACGAGCTCGGGTGGGTGGCAAAAGCCGACGGCACGGCGTACTGGTTCTTCAGCCACGGCGGCCCTAATAATAATAAGCTGGTCGACCCTCTCACCGGAGACGCCACCCCTCTGCCGCCCTTCCTGCACGTCGATGATAAGTGGAATATCGCAGACAAGTCCCATGGCGTCGTCTATGGCGACGGAACCGTCTTCCTCTACAGCTTCTGCAAACCGGAGGATGACCCTGAGCAAGGGACGGCGTACACGGCCATCCGAGCGGCCATCCTCAGTCCCGGCGACACCACGTGGACGGTCGTCCAGAGAGGGCTCAGGATTGGGAGGAACAACCTATGGTTCGAAAACAATCATGGTGAAGAGAACCGTTGCTTTGCCGCGTACCACGACGGCAAGATCCTGGTGTGCGTGAGCGGGGATACTCGCAATGACATCTGGCACCTCCTGGTGCCGTCTGCGGGAACCATGCACACTGCCATTATTGTTGAAAACGATGACATGTGCGCTACGTCATGTCGTCTTGTCTCCAGCCACATACTTGAATCCCGCGGCGAGTTGCTGCGACTGTCCGTCCTACTCCGTTGGCCCAATCACCGGATCTCGGTGCATCAGCGCCACAGCAACGAGGCACAGGCGCACGCACTCACGGTTAGGGTGCACGCACTCGTGGAAGATGCCGGCGTAGGTGGTAGACGTACAATGCGGTGGGCGAGGAGGGACGACGGCCTGAGCTTCGCCGACCGTGTCATGTTTCTAGGGTTCCCAGGCAGCTTCACAGTGGACGCCGCAAGGTTTTGCGGCGGGGAGGACGACGTGATCGGCGGGTGCGTTTACTTCTTCCTGCGGTGGTCTAGAGTATACAACTTGTCGTATTCGTCATCGACTGGCGTGTTCAGGCATAACCTCATCGACAACAAAACCAAGTTCATGGAGTACCTGCCGCTAAATTGGTGGGGCAGTCAAAATGGTGCGGGTATGTGGCTCGTCCCCGGGCCTCCCATTGCTCAAGTCCAG GCAATTAGAGAAAGGCTGGAGGCTCCAAAGGCAAATAGCTCTATCCTCAAGGAGATGCCATCGGAACGGTCCAAGGAACCCTTCTTCAGTTTCGTCGTGCAGAACTTGCCTCCAAACATGGACAACTCTTTGTTGCACCGCTTCTTTACCAAGCATGGTGAAGTTTCCACTGCCGAGGTGACCTCACCTAGGATGGGACGTGTTACCATAGCAATGGTGGCGGTGGACAGGCCGGATGAGGCCGAGGCCATCCTCAATGGGTTGGTACTAAATGGCTATACCCTCATAGTGAGTGTTTGTACCACAAAGTCCAAGTTGTCGGTGTCCAAGTTGCCAGTGATTGCTTGA